In one window of Solanum pennellii chromosome 2, SPENNV200 DNA:
- the LOC107010630 gene encoding transcription factor bHLH83: protein MSMALAKEHVIMSDTKMGMVDNYDQYYEGEFGIHDHSSPELYGIHEEPPKSIFEECENSEKTSPKIAKNFALSSSNSSLSSPSSSNSNAQSVINFKGAYGNFMHSANGSLLSFEQSERFCPNPRMISNINQVEGSVWEDNNLHYQNCVTPKGSSNTSPRVINDNSNNNGIPFGWLNSEANASTTTHVDESRFNKRPSTEESMQTNKKQCSAGSKKGKPNNNNNSIGTKDPQSIAAKNRRERISERLKILQELVPNGSKVDLVTMLEKAIGYVKFLQLQVKVLATDEFWPTQGGKAPDISQVKEAIDAILATQRDRNSTSK, encoded by the exons atgtCTATGGCACTAGCAAAAGAACATGTTATTATGAGTGATACAAAAATGGGCATGGTTGATAATTATGATCAATATTATGAAGGTGAATTTGGGATCCATGATCATTCATCCCCAGAGTTATATGGGATCCATGAAGAACCTCCAAAGtctatttttgaagaatgtgaAAATTCAGAAAAAACAAGTCCAAAAATAGCCAAGAATTTTGCTTTAAGCAGTTCTAATTCTTCCCTTTCTAGCCCTAGTAGTTCCAATTCCAATGCTCAATCTGTTATTAACTTCAAAGGGGCTTATGGTAATTTTATGCATTCAGCAAATGGATCTTTGTTGAGTTTTGAACAAAGTGAAAGATTTTGCCCAAATCCAAGAATGATTAGCAATATTAATCAAGTTGAAGGATCTGTTTGGGAAGATAATAATTTGCATTATCAGAATTGTGTTACTCCTAAGGGAAGTAGTAATACTAGTCCTAGAGTGATTAATGACAATTCCAATAATAATGGAATACCATTTGGATGGTTAAATTCTGAAGCTAATGCAAGCACCACTACTCATGTTGATGAATCACGTTTCAATAAGCGTCCTTCCACG GAAGAGAGCATGCAAACAAATAAGAAGCAATGTAGTGCGGGTTCAAAAAAGGGGaaaccaaataataataataattcaattggTACAAAGGATCCACAGAGTATTGCAGCCAAG AATCGTCGAGAACGGATTAGTGAGCGTCTTAAGATACTACAAGAACTTGTTCCAAATGGTTCCAAG GTTGATTTGGTCACCATGTTAGAGAAAGCAATCGGTTACGTCAAATTTCTTCAATTGCAAGTGAAG GTGTTGGCAACAGATGAATTTTGGCCTACACAAGGTGGAAAAGCACCAGACATTTCACAAGTCAAAGAGGCAATTGATGCTATCCTTGCTACTCAACGAGACAGAAACTCAACCTCCAAGTGA
- the LOC107008959 gene encoding U-box domain-containing protein 2 isoform X1, producing the protein MDSEGENSVYLNSPVSAADNFSDGDIRRTTTSSAVQQTLFLIHSDDPTLKVQAAKEIRRLTKTSQRYRRHFSNAVKPLVDMLRSESFESNEAALLALLNLAVKDEGNKINIIDAGALEPIVGFLQSENAILQDHATAALLTLSASPATKPIISASGVFSLLVEIIRHGSSQAKADAVMALSNLSTYQDNLLSILRAQPIPSTVSLLKSCKKSSKTTERCTALIESLMCYEEGRSSLISEDGGVLAVVEVLESGSAQSREHAVGALLTICQSDRAKYREPILREGVIPGLLELTVQGTAKSRTKAQTLLRLLRDTPYPRSELEPDTLENIVSSLISQIDCEEQSGKAKEMLAEMVQVSMEQSLRHLQQRALVCTPADLSVPSCVSKITSK; encoded by the exons ATGGACTCGGAGGGAGAGAATTCTGTCTACTTGAACAGTCCGGTCAGTGCCGCCGACAACTTTTCCGACGGAGATATTCGGCGAACGACGACGTCCTCCGCAGTCCAACAAAcactttttcttattcattctGATGACCCCACTTTGAAAGTACAGGCGGCTAAGGAGATCCGCCGTTTAACTAAGACTTCTCAACGTTACCGACGTCATTTTTCTAACGCCGTTAAACCTCTCGTTGATATGCTTCGTTCGGAATCTTTTGAATCTAATGAAGCCGCTCTTCTTGCACTCCTTAATCTCGCTGTAAAAGATGAAGg AAACAAGATAAATATCATAGATGCTGGTGCTCTGGAACCCATCGTTGGCTTTCTTCAATCAGAGAATGCAATTCTCCAGGATCATGCTACTGCTGCTTTGCTCACATTATCTGCTTCTCCTGCCACTAAACCCATAATTAGTGCTTCTGGTGTTTTCTCTCTGCTAGTGGAAATCATAAGGCACGGTAGTTCACAAGCCAAGGCGGATGCCGTGATGGCTCTTTCCAACCTGTCAACTTATCAAGACAATCTACTATCGATTCTGCGGGCACAACCAATTCCTTCTACTGTTTCTCTGCTTAAATCCTGTAAGAAGTCTTCAAAAACTACTGAAAGATGCACTGCTCTTATAGAATCTTTGATGTGTTATGAAGAGGGTAGGAGTTCATTGATATCTGAAGATGGTGGAGTACTTGCAGTGGTGGAAGTGCTTGAAAGTGGATCTGCTCAAAGCCGAGAACATGCTGTAGGAGCTCTCCTGACAATATGTCAGAGTGACCGCGCTAAATACCGAGAACCAATTCTCAGAGAAGGCGTGATTCCTGGGCTCCTTGAGCTGACTGTTCAAGGAACAGCCAAGTCTCGGACTAAAGCACAAACACTTTTGAGGTTGCTGAGAGACACTCCTTACCCGAGGTCTGAGCTTGAGCCTGACACATTAGAGAACATTGTATCCAGTCTCATATCTCAGATAGATTGTGAAGAGCAATCAGGAAAAGCAAAGGAGATGCTCGCTGAGATGGTACAAGTTAGCATGGAACAAAGTTTGAGACATTTACAACAAAGGGCGCTGGTATGCACTCCAGCCGATCTGTCTGTTCCTAGTTGTGTCTCCAAAATTACTTCGAAATGA
- the LOC107009639 gene encoding probable aquaporin NIP-type, whose protein sequence is MVSNKEDQITQNMEEGNVQTASNNKVGFCSSPAVVVLGQKLIAEVIGTYFVIFAGCGSVVVNKLYGGTITFPGISVTWGLIVMVMVYTVGHISGAHFNPAVTITFSVFGRFPWKEVPFYIVAQLMGSILASGTLSLMFDVTPEAYFGTVPVGSDVQSLAAEIVISFLLMFVISGVGTDERAIGHIAGIAVGMTITLNVFVVGPISGASMNPARSIGPAIVRHTYKGLWVYIVGPIVGTLAGAFMYNLIRATDKPLNELTKSVSSLRS, encoded by the exons atggtGTCAAATAAAGAAGATCAAATCACTCAGAATATGGAAGAAGGTAATGTCCAAACAGCCTCCAATAACAAAGTTGGATTTTGTTCATCGCCTGCGGTTGTTGTCCTCGGTCAAAAG TTGATTGCGGAGGTCATAGGGACGTATTTTGTTATATTTGCGGGGTGTGGTTCAGTTGTAGTGAACAAGCTTTATGGTGGGACCATTACGTTTCCAGGGATTTCTGTGACATGGGGACTTATTGTTATGGTCATGGTTTACACGGTTGGACATATATCAGGAGCACATTTTAATCCCGCCGTCACTATTACTTTCAGCGTCTTCGGTCGCTTTCCTTGGAAAGAA GTACCTTTCTACATAGTAGCTCAACTAATGGGCTCGATTCTGGCTAGTGGAACTCTGTCTCTAATGTTTGATGTAACTCCAGAAGCTTATTTTGGTACTGTTCCAGTTGGGTCTGATGTCCAATCACTTGCTGCTGAAATCGTCATTTCTTTCCTTCTCATGTTCGTCATTTCTGGCGTTGGTACAGATGAACGAGCG ATTGGACATATAGCTGGAATAGCTGTGGGAATGACCATAACCTTGAACGTTTTTGTAGTAGG GCCAATTTCAGGAGCATCAATGAATCCCGCCAGAAGTATTGGTCCAGCAATAGTGAGACATACTTACAAAGGTCTATGGGTATATATTGTTGGTCCAATCGTTGGAACCCTAGCCGGAGCGTTCATGTACAATTTGATTCGAGCCACGGACAAACCACTCAATGAGCTCACCAAAAGTGTATCGTCTCTTCGTAGTTAA
- the LOC107008959 gene encoding U-box domain-containing protein 2 isoform X2, which produces MDSEGENSVYLNSPVSAADNFSDGDIRRTTTSSAVQQTLFLIHSDDPTLKVQAAKEIRRLTKTSQRYRRHFSNAVKPLVDMLRSESFESNEAALLALLNLAVKDEGNKINIIDAGALEPIVGFLQSENAILQDHATAALLTLSASPATKPIISASGVFSLLVEIIRHGSSQAKADAVMALSNLSTYQDNLLSILRAQPIPSTVSLLKSCKKSSKTTERCTALIESLMCYEEGRSSLISEDGGVLAVVEVLESGSAQSREHAVGALLTICQSDRAKYREPILREGVIPGLLELTVQGTAKSRTKAQTLLRLLRDTPYPRSELEPDTLENIVSSLISQIDCEEQSGKAKEMLAEMVQVSMEQSLRHLQQRALGFV; this is translated from the exons ATGGACTCGGAGGGAGAGAATTCTGTCTACTTGAACAGTCCGGTCAGTGCCGCCGACAACTTTTCCGACGGAGATATTCGGCGAACGACGACGTCCTCCGCAGTCCAACAAAcactttttcttattcattctGATGACCCCACTTTGAAAGTACAGGCGGCTAAGGAGATCCGCCGTTTAACTAAGACTTCTCAACGTTACCGACGTCATTTTTCTAACGCCGTTAAACCTCTCGTTGATATGCTTCGTTCGGAATCTTTTGAATCTAATGAAGCCGCTCTTCTTGCACTCCTTAATCTCGCTGTAAAAGATGAAGg AAACAAGATAAATATCATAGATGCTGGTGCTCTGGAACCCATCGTTGGCTTTCTTCAATCAGAGAATGCAATTCTCCAGGATCATGCTACTGCTGCTTTGCTCACATTATCTGCTTCTCCTGCCACTAAACCCATAATTAGTGCTTCTGGTGTTTTCTCTCTGCTAGTGGAAATCATAAGGCACGGTAGTTCACAAGCCAAGGCGGATGCCGTGATGGCTCTTTCCAACCTGTCAACTTATCAAGACAATCTACTATCGATTCTGCGGGCACAACCAATTCCTTCTACTGTTTCTCTGCTTAAATCCTGTAAGAAGTCTTCAAAAACTACTGAAAGATGCACTGCTCTTATAGAATCTTTGATGTGTTATGAAGAGGGTAGGAGTTCATTGATATCTGAAGATGGTGGAGTACTTGCAGTGGTGGAAGTGCTTGAAAGTGGATCTGCTCAAAGCCGAGAACATGCTGTAGGAGCTCTCCTGACAATATGTCAGAGTGACCGCGCTAAATACCGAGAACCAATTCTCAGAGAAGGCGTGATTCCTGGGCTCCTTGAGCTGACTGTTCAAGGAACAGCCAAGTCTCGGACTAAAGCACAAACACTTTTGAGGTTGCTGAGAGACACTCCTTACCCGAGGTCTGAGCTTGAGCCTGACACATTAGAGAACATTGTATCCAGTCTCATATCTCAGATAGATTGTGAAGAGCAATCAGGAAAAGCAAAGGAGATGCTCGCTGAGATGGTACAAGTTAGCATGGAACAAAGTTTGAGACATTTACAACAAAGGGCGCTG GGGTTTGTGTGA